The genomic segment ACCGTCGCCACCAGCGAAGCGCTCTTGCCAACTTCAACGGTGGCTGAGGTCGGCGTGACGGCGATGACAGGAGGTGGCGGCACTGCGACGCAGGTCAGCGTGGTCGATGCGTTGAGCGCGGTGCCGATCCTCGTTCCCTTGATGGACGCCGTGCCGGGTGTCACGCAGGTCGCGAGCCCCGTTGGACTGAGCGTCGCGCTGCCCGCATTCGCCAACTGCCATTGCACGCCGGAAACCGGAAAGTGGTCCTGGTCGATCAAACGATATTGCCGCGCGCTGCCCACTTGCACAGGCGTCGAGGCGCTGCTCGGGTCGTTCACTGGTCCCTCGTCTGGGGCTGTGACCACGCGCACGGACGCGCCCACAAGCACCAGCACTGTCTTCTCCAGAAAGAATGGCGATTTCGGCGCCTTGCTGGCGGGGTTCACTTCGGCAAGCGGCTTGTAGTGCTCCATGTAATCCGAGGTGGCTTTCTTGTATGAGATCTTGATAGTGGCCTGCCCCTGTGAAACGCCCCGTACCACGATGGGATCGCGCGACGACGTGACCACCTGCCCGTCGGGCTCTCCCGTGCCAAGTCCGAACAGCGGCGTAAGCGCCGCGACGCCCTGATTGGACGACGGTCCCCATACGAGAACGCCGGTGGTCACAGCCGACCCATTGTTGTACCGGGGCGCGGCCGGTAACAGTGTGGAGTCGCCGATGGCCAGGACAATGATGTCCGGGGCATCAAGCATGTTGGGCGGTGACGGGAGGACAATGATCCGGTGAGTGTAGGAGACGCCGCTTCGGAGCGTGATGCCCCCGAGGGGAGCAAAGGAAACCGTGGCTTCACCGACGCCAACTACGCGGACATAGGCGTCGTTGCGAATGAGGTTGGCGACGGTTCCTGATTCGACGTGCGTGATGCTGTTGAGCGCCGCGGCGACGCTTGGTGCCGTCGTGGTCCACTGCAGGTCGAAATTGCCCACGCCTTGACAAAGTCTGTCGCTCTCGCAGGACGGGCTGAACAGTTTGGGCATGACGTAGGCGATGGTGTCACCCACAAACGACGTATCCACTCGAAGACTGGGCGAGATCCTGGAGATGCTGGTGTCGCCGAGTTTCGTGATGTCGGTGACGGCGCAGCTGGAGAGCAGCCAGGACGCGACCAGCAGGCTGACGCGATACAAGGCTGGCACGCTTCTCGCACGTTTGAGAGTCGGTTGGATCATTGGTCGTGGTGCCGAAGTGGGCGCGGGCCGCAGCTAATCATCGCGAAGATCGGAGTTCCCGCTACATTACCAACGCAGGAAAAGCCATCCGATCGGCTCATCCGACACCGAAATCCTCCGGGGTGCCCTGTGTCCGCTCCTGATCCGCACGACCTCGCCACGTCCGCAATCGACGGGAGGACCCTTGACAAGGCGGCCCTTGATGCGCTGTTGCCCGCCGTGTACGGCGAACTGCATGCGCTCGCTGAGCGCTACCTGCGAGTCGAGCGTCCCGATCACACCCCTGCAGCCGACGGCTCTCGTCCACGAAGACCTACATTCGCCTGAGTAACCAACGGCATGTTAACTGGATGGACCGAGACCAGTTCTTCGGGATTCTGCACATGATGCGTCGCATCCTCGTGAACCACGCCGAAGCGCGAAACGCCGCCAAGCGCGGTGGTCAGGTAACCCAGTCACACTCGACGAATCGATCTCGTGATCTGGCGGACGAGACCTCGACCTCATCGAGCTGGACGAAGCACTCACGCGACTGGCCGCGTTCGATCCGCGACAGGCGCGCGTAGTTGAACTGCGTTTCTTCGCCGGGCTTGATATCAACGAGACGGCCGGCGTGATTGGCATCTCGGCAGCTACCGTCAAGCGCGAATGGAGCGTAGCAAAGGCATGGCTCCGACGAGAGCTGACGCGCGAATAGCGCGACGTACACCGATGACTCCGACGCAATGGGAACTCGTCAAGTCGTTGTTTCTCGACGCGCTCGATCAGCCGCCGGCTGAACGCGCGACTTTTGTTGCTCGACGGGCCGGTGCTGACGAAGCGCTCAGAGAAAGTGTCGAATCGCTCCTCGCCTCGCACGATGAATCCGGCGAGTTCATGGAGACCCCAGCAGCCGCGTTGCACATAAATGCATTGACGGAACCGCTGCCGTCAGGAGGGCGGGTCGGCTGCTACCGGCTGCTCAAGGAAATCGGGCGGGGCGGCATGGGAGCGGTCTATCTCGCTGCGCGCGACGACGGCGAGTTCCAATTTCGTGTTGCCGTCAAGCTGGTCAAGCGCGGCATGGATACGGATCGCATTCTCGCCCGATTCCGTCACGAACGGCAGATTCTCGCCGGACTCGATCATCCCAACATCGCACGATTGCTGGATGGGGGCACCACTGACGACGGGCGTCCGTATTTCGTCATGGAGTTCGTCGATGGTCAATCCGTCTGTGACTACTGCGAGTCACGCGGATTGGGCGTCACCGAACGGCTGATGCTGTTTCGGACCGTTTGCGCGGCCGTACAGTATGCGCACCAGAACCTGGTCGTCCATCGTGACATCAAGGCCGGTAACATCATCGTCACAGACACGGGTGTCCCGAAACTCCTGGACTTCGGAATCGCGAGGTTGCTCGATGCTGAGGCCACCGCCGTCCGCAGCGTGGTCACCGACACGGTGCACGCCATGACGCCGGAGTACGCCAGCCCTGAACAGCTCCGGGCGAACCGGTCCGACGGTTACCGACGTCTATTCACTTGGCGTGCTGCTCTTTGAAGTACTGACGGGCCACAGACCGTACTCGACTCGCGGTAGCCGCAAACCGAACGATATCGCGTGGTCTGTGACTTTGAGGCCTCCACTGCCGAGCGATGCCGTCGCTCCGGGACCGGACAGCGGCGCACGGCGACATCGCCTTGCGGAGACCCCGACTCCACGCCATTCCTGGTAGCGATGCGGAAGGATCCACAGCGTCGCTACAACTCGGTAAACCATTTGTCGAGACTAACCGCCGCTTCCTCATGGAGCCGCCCACGGTCACCGCGCGGCGCGGCAAATTGGCATACCGGGCCAGGAAGTTTGCCCGCCGCAATCGAGGCACCTTGGCGGCCTCTGCTGTGCCTACCATGCGCCCGCTCACATCAGCGGCGTGGCCGCGACCCTGGCGGAACGAAGTGCACGCAACGAACGGGGCCCGCGCCGAACGTCGGTTCAGCGAGGTGCGGACGCTGGCGACGTCGTTCCTGTTCGACGCTGCGCGTTACAATCGTCCAACCTGCCTGGATCGACGGCGCGCAGCGCCTCGCTGGTGACGGGCCCTCGTGCATCACTCGACGGACTCGCTGTGAGGCGCAAGGTGACCCCGTGCTCCAGCACGAACTTGCGGTGGCGTACCGAAAGTCGGCGATGTACAGGGGCATTGCCTACAATTCGAACCTTGGCCAAACACGGGGTGCGCTGCGGGCTATCCGCAAGTCGGTCGAGCTGCTGGAGCGCCTGACGCCGACCGGAGATAAGCAGTGCCACGGGCGCTATCGAAGGGTCATGTGAACGTTGCCCGGAGATACTGGCGACGACGGGCGAGCCGCGAGGGCGTACCGCCAACATATGACCGTGCAAAAAGTGCTGCTGCTCGGCCTCTTGGCACGCAATCCGACCGATGCAATCAACCACGCATGCTGGCCACCTTATGCCCGAGATCGGCGATACGAAAGTCAGGACGGCTACACCAACGTCGGTGACACACGGGGCGCTGGCGAGCTATCGCGCGTCGGTAGCCCCCTGCGCGAAGTCACTTTTCGTGATGTCGCCGAAGAACATCGACACCCGGGGAGGTCTCGCCAACAGCCTGATGAATTTGGGCTACCTGGCGTCGGCACCCGGCGACGCCGCTGGAGCAAACCAGGTGCGGCGCTCGGTCGACCTGCTTGGGGCTGTCGTCGCTGAACGACCAACGACGCGACGCGGCGCAGCGAACTCCTGTCCGGATATGCGCGTCTGCGACAGCCGTTGGCAGACGACAGTCCGGTTGACGAGGCCATCGCGGTCGATCGGCGGATCCTGTCAATGCCAGGGAGATGATCGCCGCCCGACACCGGAACGCGCACACCAGCGAAACCCCAGTGCGACGTTTAACTCTCTGGGACGGGATCACCGCGCATCGGTCGGGCCCGACCGCCGTTGGCAACCACCGTCGCGCGGGTGGGCGTCGCCGGACGGTTGGCCACGTCCGACACGGGCAGTGCCGAGCAACGCCACGGCATGCCGATCAATCGTTACTTCGCTCGCGGAAGCGTTGGCCGCCGCACTGAGCCTGGTGCCGCGCTCGTGCAACACCATCCGGGCCGCGGCGATGAAGCAAGCGCTCCACGCCGATCGAAAAATCGAACACACGACATGCGGACGATCTCGCCGTGATCTACGCCGGCACGGCGGAGAATTGCGGTGATGGTAGACAAGAAGGACTACGACGGCGCAGAGGCTGCCATGCGGCAGTCGACTTCCGCTCGCCGAAGCCGCCGCTGGGCGTGACGTACAGAATCCGGAAAGTCAAGTGATCCTCGCTTCGACATACTGCAGCCGAGTCGCCTGTCAGCGACGGAGCGTCGAGGCGGTCAACAGCCTCGAACGCTGCAACCCGTTGTGAGGAGTCGGCTGAGCGGTATCGAAACCTGATGATCTGGCAACGGCTACTGGAGTCGGGCGCGCTGCCCGTCGTGGCAACGGCGAAACGAGAGCGCACAAGGCGATCGCACGGTGCCTCTCTGAAGTGACTCGCTGATTCAGCTTCCTTACCGCATCACTTTCCCTTGCGCGCCAGTCAGGTTACCACAATCCTCGCCATGCCTACCTCACTTAAAACCCAAAGAACTCACCGCGCGCGCCCTCATTCTGGGCGCTGTCCTCACGTTCGTCTTCACCGCGGCGAACGTCTATCTCGGCCTCAAGGTCGGCCTCACCTTCGCCTCCTCGATCCCGGCGGCGGTGATCTCGATGGCGATCCTGAGCGCCGTCAAGAACTCGTCGATCCTCGAGAACAACATCGTCCAGACGGTGGCGTCGGCCGCCGGGACGCTCTCGGCGATCATCTTCGTCCTGCCGGGGCTCGTCATCGTCGGGTGGTGGACGGGCTTCCCCTTCTGGCAGTCGTTCCTCATCTGCGTGAGTGGCGGCGTGCTGGGGGTCCTCTTCACCATCCCGCTGCGCCGCGCGCTGGTGACCACGTCAGACCTCCCGTATCCGGAAGGTGTGGCGGCGGCCGAAGTGCTCAAGGTGGGATCAGGGACGCGCGGGGAGCTTGGCGACGACGCCGGTGAGTCCAAAGAAGGGCTGCGGGCGGTGGTACTCGGCGCAGTTGCTTCCGGCGGTTTGGCCGTGATCGCGGCCACGCGCATCGCCTCGGCCGAACTGGCGGGATTCTTCAGGCTTGGCGCAACGGCGTCGTCGGGATACAGCGTCGCCTGGTCACTCGCGCTCCTGGGGGCGGGACACCTGGTCGGACTCTCCGTAGGTCTGGCGATGCTCACGGGGCTCATCATCGCGTGGGGGGTGGCGGTGCCGTGGCTCACGTCGATCACACCGATCGCCGAAGGGGTGGAGCTCGCGGCGCACACCGGGGTGATCTGGAGCCGGCAGGTGCGCTTCATCGGCGCTGGTGCCATTGCCGTCGCGGCGATCTACACGCTCGCCCGACTGACGAAGCCGGTAGTGGGGGGACTCATCACCACGCTCACCCCTTCGCGCTCCACCGCGGCGGTGCCCGACACCGAACGCGACATCTCGCCGCCGTGGATCATCGGGCTTACCGCGATCTGTGTGGCGATCGCCGCGTGGCTCGCGTGGAGCTTTGCCAGCTCCACTGTGCTCGCCTCCAGTGCGCTCGCCCTCACGCTGGTGGCGGCCCCGCTGGTACTCGTCGTGGCTTCGTGATCGCCGGGATCTGCGGCTACATGGCGGGGCTCATCGGGCGTCCAATCCGCCGATCTCGGGCGTGGGGATCCTCTCGATCGTCGCCTGTGCGTCGCTGGTGGCGATGGTCGTCCCCGCGACGGCGGAGTCGTCGCCGGCGCTGGTCGCCTTCGCGCTGTTCGTGACGTCGATCATCTTCGCCTGCGCCACGATCTCCAACGACAATCTGCAGGACCTCAAGACGGGGCAACTCGTCGGGGCCTCGCCCATGCGGCAGCAGATCGCGCTGATCGTCGGCGTGATCGCGGGGGCTGCGGTGATTCCGTTCGTCCTCAACCTGCTGGCCCGGGCCTATGGCTTTGCCGGTGCGGCCAATGTCGGTGTCGTCGCGCCCAACCCGCTCCCGGCGCCGCAGGCCACGCTCATCTCGGCACTCGCGCAAGGTGTGATTGGCGGGACGCTGCAGTGGACGATGATCGGGATAGGCGGAGTGGTCGGGTGTCCTGTTGGTCGCCACCAGCGCGGCCGCAAGGCCACCGACGATCTCGCCGCTGGCGGAAGTAGAACTAGCATTCTACCTGCCATATACTCGCAGCTACGTTTGCGGTTGTTCAGCCGGGCGCCGTGATTGGACACTGGTACAACAAGCGCACTGCGCAGTCCAAAGCGCCAGAACGCAGGCAGTTGGCGATTTCAACACTGGTCGCATCAGGGATGTGATCGTGGGCGAAGAGCCTGATTTGGCGTTGCTGAACGCCGGGCCCTTGATCGGTAATTCGCCAGCGATGCGCCGGATCGCGCTGGTGAAGCGAACGCGCTCCGTGGCTGCTGCGGCCCGCGCCGTGGCGTTCGTCGTGCTGGCTCTCACGCTGTATCGGTGGATGCTAGGAAGAACGCGAGACACCGGCCAGCGCGTAGCGTCGTCTTTTGGTAGCCGGACCCGCGTATCCTCGCGGAGCAATCTCCAGTCGGTAGCCACTGTTAAGCCAGCCACACTGTCAGGCGTGGACGACGGGATCGAAACAGCGTGGTTTGCGAAACCAGACTCCATCCGCATGCAGGCGGTGATTGGCGCACCGTTCTTTTTCAGTGGGCTAACGATTTTGGCTGAAGCACGCCGATGCGCCGACACGCGCACTCGGGTGTGGCTTCACGCTCGTCCCTGACTCGATGGTCTCTCTCCCGCGTGGGTCACCATGAGAACCGGCAGCGCGGAGCTTACGCTGTCAGTTCAGTTCAAGGGGCTAGCGGAGCGAGAGGTACCAACGTCACGCTCACTCACGACGGGTTTGCGACGGAAGCGGCGCGAAACCGGTTATGCCAGCGCGTGGCCGCTGGTCAGCCCACACAACAATCAAAAGCTGAAAACGAACTGGAGGGCAGCACCGAAGCCCCGTCAAGGAAGAGGGCTGGCCGTCAATCGGCTTAATGCCCGATTCGTCGTTCATCCCGGTTCGCAGCTACCCTGACCTGGACCAGGCCGTTGCCTGAAGCTTGCGCGATATCCTGGGTTGCCGCGAACGACTGCGCATACCGGGGCATCGCGTGCAACTCACGCTTAGCAGCAGCGCCGTTGTCGCCGTAGCGTGGGATGCGAGCACCGCGCCGGCCACAGGCGGGGAAACCGCCAAGCCACCATGATAGTTCGCGTCTCGAGAGCGTAGGGCCACGTATGCGCGTGCGTTGAACAAGGGCCACCGGACTCCAGTGCGCCCGCGATTTCCCGTATGGCGAACGACAAGCACAAGTGCGCGATCCACGCGGGGCACGCGTGGACGCTGACGCAAACAATCGGCGACGTCGACTTCCCCGCTTCGTGGGGTGGAGAGCTCAGCACGTAATGTTCCCATGTCACGGTTCGGAGTATCACGTGAACACTCGACGGGATTTTCTCATCAAAGGCTCCGCTGCTCTGGCCGGTGTGGCGGCCGCGTGTCCGCAACAATGACCAGCTTCTGCGGCGACCACTGGCGGCGCGGTGCCGGCGACACCCGGCGCCGCCAGCGTTCGGCACATCCAGCGGTGCGGGGCCTGCGGTATCGACCGACGACTTTGCCGCCGCCGAAAAGTTGGCGCAAGTCACGTACTCGGCCGAAGAAGCGCGCGATGATGGCCGAGGATTGGCCGCCGGACGCTGTCGTCGACACTTGAGCGTACAGGACCGCGCATCGTGCCGATTCCGCCGGAGTTGTCGCCGGCTACCGTGTGGAAGGCAGTGCGAGGCCGTGAACTTTGCACCGCCAACACGTCACCGATTCGTGCACCGGTGGCCGGTGATCTGGTGTGCTGCCGTCAAACGATGATGACATTGCCTTTTGCACCGGTCACCTCGCTGTCACGGTGGATCGAACGCAAACAGCCCACCTCCTCGCCCCTGACCCAGATCTATCTCGATCGCATCGCGGCTTCTACGACTAAGCTGCGCTGCATCATGGCGCTCGCTCGCGACCGCACGCGTTGACGCGCGCGAAGGCGGCCGACGCCGAGATTGCAAAGCCGGCAAGTATCGTGGGTCCGCTGCACGGCGTTCCGTTTGGTGTGAAGGACCTGTTGGACACGGCGAACTTCGCGCCACCACCTATGGCGCCGAGCCTTATCGTGATCCTTTTGCCCGGTATGACTCGGCGATGGTGAAGCGACTGGAAGACGCCGGGGCGCCATTCTCGTTGTAAGCCAGTTCTGGGCGCGCTGGCGTTGAGCAACATCTGGTTTGGCGGACAAACCATGAACCCGTGGTTGCTGGAAGAAGGCGCGTCCGGTTCCAGCGCGGGACAGTGCCGCGACGGCGGCAGGACTGGTGGGATTTTCGATTGGCAGCGAGACTGGCGGCGGCATTGTTAGCCCGAGCATGCGCTGCGGTGACCGGGATTGCGGCCCACCTTTGGACGAGTGCCGCGCACCGGCGCGATGACGTTATTGCTGGTCGCTGGGCAAGCTGGGGCCGATGACGCGCGGCGTGGAAGACGCGCGATGCTGGTGCTCAACGCGCGATCTCCGGACCTGACAGCGGCGACGTATCGAGAGTGTCGTCAGTCACCTCGATTACGATGGCGCTGCCGAGTGTGGGCCGGAAGCTGCGCGTGGGCATCTTCCCCATGGATGCAACAGGCGCCGGCCACCGACGTGGATCGCGCCGCGGTGGAGATCGCTGCGCACGCTGGAAAGTATGAACGTCGTTTGAAACGACCGAAACGTAGACTGACATACCCCATAACGCGCGTGCTTTGATTTGTTTGCCGAGGCGGCTGCAGCGTTTGAGGAGCTGACCTTGTCGGGGAAGTCGCGCACAATGAAAGTGCAAGTGCCCGATGCGTGGCCCAACCTGTTCCGCATGTCGCGTTTCTGACGGCAGTGGGTTTCGACTAGAAGCCGACCGGTTGCGACGGCGCTTTTCTTGCGCACGAGTTGGCGACGATCTTCGAGAAAAAGGTAGATTTGCTGATGGTTCCGTCGCTGCGAGGACGAAACGCTGACCACCACCGAACTACCCGGGGCATCCGTCATACGTTGCGCACGGGCTCGGCGAATGTAAGCGAGGCGCGTAGTGACTGGGCGACGACCCGGGGAATCCGTTGCCCCGGTTTGGCACGCCGCGGCGTGTGCCACGTAAGGGTGACGCTGGTTGACCGGTTGTTCGATGGGGGGCCGTGGCGTATGCCCGGGGTTAGCCTTGGGCGTGCGTCCGGCGTGGCATCTGAGCGGAAGGCGGGTTTCCGGTTGAACCACCGCGTTTTACCGCAGAGGGCGCAAAGGGCGCAGGGGCCATCATTGATTCATCGCCAGTTCCGGTAGATTCAAAATCAAACAGGTAGGAAAGCGAAAGCGCCTAGGGCGTCCGTCCTCCGGCACTCCCCTACGAACTCAGCGCCCCCTGCGGGGTTCAAATGCTGTTTCTTGCAAGACGAGCCACCAGCCCGACCCCAACCACCTTGCGAATCAGCGACACGAACTGGATGCAGGGTTGAGGGCAATACCTGCAACATGACGACAACGCCATACTGCCGCTGGGCAGCACGCGAACAGCACAACTACCTGCCACTCGGTGGGATTGCATACTCCCCCGGGCGCGTGGCGGTAGGTACGGCAGCCGAGCCGCTGGGCATCCCGGTGTTCCCGGTCGTTCCGGCATGGCGTCGCCTCACTTTCGGGAATTCCGGGATCCATTTCTACCAAGGTGGAACGCATTCTGCGCCTGGTGAGCGACATCCTGGACGGCATGGCGCACAGTGGTTTCTCCCGTCGTATACTCATTGTGGAGGGGCACAGTAGCCCAACAACGCCGTGCGGCAGTTTCCTCGCCCTGAGTGGGCGACCAACCATCCGGAATGTCGGGTGCTGTACCACAACTGGTGGAACGCGCCGAATACGTGGGCCAAGGTGCGGGCGATTGAGTCCGTGGCGTCCGCACGGGTCGTGGATGGAGAACTTTCCCCAGACGCGACTGCCCGGTGTGGACGTGCCGACCGTGCAGCGGCCCATGGTTAACTTAGCGCGAGTGCGGGCGCTCGATCCTGTGGCGCTGCGCAAATACCTCGGCGACGGCAACTACGGTGGCCTGTATCAACGGTCCGATGAGGATACGCTGGCCCTCTGGCAGGTCGCCGTCCGGAAACGCGCGCTGCTGACGGGCGATTGGGGCGGTGCCGCCTGACCGCGCCCACACTGTTACCCATGCGTTGGCTGGTATGGGGTGCGGGCGCGATTGGCGGCACGTTGGCGGCGTATCTCGCGCGCGCCGGTCATGATGTCACGCTCGTTGACAATGTCGGCGAGCATGTGGACGCCATCAATCGCGATGGACTGCGTATTACCGGCCCTATCGAGACGTTCACCACGCGCCTGCCGGCATTCACGCCGGAGTCGCTGCGCGGGGCGTGGGACATTGTCGTGCTGGCCCCAAAGCGCATCACACCGGAGTCAGCAGTGCGCGCGCTGTTGCCCCACCTGAGCGCCAACGGCGCGTAGTGAGTGCGCAGAACGGACTCAACGAGCTCGCTATCAGCACTGTGGTAGGCCCGATCGCACCGTGGGCGCCCTTCGTGAACTTCGGCGCCGACTACCTGGAACCGGGCGTGATTCTATGGCGGACGCGGCGCAGTGGTGGTCGGTGAAATCGACGGAGCATCACACCGCGGGTGACCGGGATACGGATGCGTGGGCCGCATTCGACGACCGCGCCATAGTCACGCCCAACATCTGGGGCTACCTGTGGGGCAAGGAAGCCTACGGCGCGATGCTCTTTGCCACGGCACTCACCAACGAGTCCATCGCCGACGCCCTCGCCATGCCTGCCTATCGCGGCCTGTATGTCGCACTCGCGCAGGAAATCCTGGCGGTGGCGGCGGCGCGCGGCGTCACACCGGAATCATTCGACGGATTCGATCCCGCCGCGTACCTGCCAACGGCCGCGCCCGACGCTGCCACGCGCTCACTCGACGCGCTGGTTGCCCATGACCGTCGTTCGGCCAAGACGCACAGTGGCATCTGGCGCGATCTGGCCGTTCGCAAGCGCCCTACCGAGGTTGACGCACAGCTGGGCATCGTGGTGACGCTGGGTCGTGAAGTCGGAGTGCCAACTCCAATCACTGCGCGCCTCGTGGCGCTGGTTCACGACATCGAACGTGGCGTTCGCCCGCAATCGATGGACACCCTGGATGCGCTGAATAGTCTCGTGACATCATGAACATCGAATTCAACGGCCAGACCGCCATTGTGACCGGTGCGGCACACGGCTTTGGTCGCGCCATCAGCCGCGCACTCAGCGAACGCGGAGCGCACGTGTGGGCCTGCGACGTGCTTGGCGACGAGTTGGTGGAGACCAAACAGGTGTGTGACGCGGCAGGCGGCGCATGCACCGTGCGCACGGTGGACGTATGCGACAAGTCCGCCGTTGAGGCGCTGGTGGCTGAAGCGTCCGCGGCAACGGGTCGGGTGGACATTCTGGTCAACAACGCCGGCGGTGTGCTGGGACAAGTAGGCCGTCCACTGGAAGAGGTCACACCCGCCGAGTGGCAGCGCATCTTCGATGTGAACGTGACGGGAGCATTCTACCTGTCACAGGCCGTCGCGCCCGGCATGAAGGCGGTGCGCCGGGGCCGCATCGTGAACATCTCCAGCGGTGCCGGACTGGGCATCAGTCTCACCGGTATTCAGGCCTATGCCTCGGCCAAGGCGGCGCAAATTGGACTCACGCGGCAACTGGCCCACGAACTGGGGCCGTGGGGCATCACCGTGAACAATGTGGCGCCAGGTTTTGTGCGCTCCAACGCTGCGACCGAACGCCAGTGGGATTCGTACGGTGCCGAAGGGCAGCAGCTGCTTATTGACCGCATTGCGCTCAAGCGATTGGGCACGCCCGACGACATCGCCAACGGTGTGATGTTCTTCGCATCCGATCACGCCAACTGGATCACCGGGCAGGTGCTCTCCGTCGACGGCGGGAAGTAGCCATGAACGAACA from the Gemmatimonadaceae bacterium genome contains:
- a CDS encoding serine/threonine protein kinase, whose translation is MTPTQWELVKSLFLDALDQPPAERATFVARRAGADEALRESVESLLASHDESGEFMETPAAALHINALTEPLPSGGRVGCYRLLKEIGRGGMGAVYLAARDDGEFQFRVAVKLVKRGMDTDRILARFRHERQILAGLDHPNIARLLDGGTTDDGRPYFVMEFVDGQSVCDYCESRGLGVTERLMLFRTVCAAVQYAHQNLVVHRDIKAGNIIVTDTGVPKLLDFGIARLLDAEATAVRSVVTDTVHAMTPEYASPEQLRANRSDGYRRLFTWRAAL
- a CDS encoding oligopeptide transporter, OPT family is translated as MIQLPYRITFPCAPVRLPQSSPCLPHLKPKELTARALILGAVLTFVFTAANVYLGLKVGLTFASSIPAAVISMAILSAVKNSSILENNIVQTVASAAGTLSAIIFVLPGLVIVGWWTGFPFWQSFLICVSGGVLGVLFTIPLRRALVTTSDLPYPEGVAAAEVLKVGSGTRGELGDDAGESKEGLRAVVLGAVASGGLAVIAATRIASAELAGFFRLGATASSGYSVAWSLALLGAGHLVGLSVGLAMLTGLIIAWGVAVPWLTSITPIAEGVELAAHTGVIWSRQVRFIGAGAIAVAAIYTLARLTKPVVGGLITTLTPSRSTAAVPDTERDISPPWIIGLTAICVAIAAWLAWSFASSTVLASSALALTLVAAPLVLVVAS
- a CDS encoding OPT/YSL family transporter — its product is MGILSIVACASLVAMVVPATAESSPALVAFALFVTSIIFACATISNDNLQDLKTGQLVGASPMRQQIALIVGVIAGAAVIPFVLNLLARAYGFAGAANVGVVAPNPLPAPQATLISALAQGVIGGTLQWTMIGIGGVVGCPVGRHQRGRKATDDLAAGGSRTSILPAIYSQLRLRLFSRAP
- a CDS encoding SDR family oxidoreductase translates to MNIEFNGQTAIVTGAAHGFGRAISRALSERGAHVWACDVLGDELVETKQVCDAAGGACTVRTVDVCDKSAVEALVAEASAATGRVDILVNNAGGVLGQVGRPLEEVTPAEWQRIFDVNVTGAFYLSQAVAPGMKAVRRGRIVNISSGAGLGISLTGIQAYASAKAAQIGLTRQLAHELGPWGITVNNVAPGFVRSNAATERQWDSYGAEGQQLLIDRIALKRLGTPDDIANGVMFFASDHANWITGQVLSVDGGK